A region of Plantactinospora sp. BC1 DNA encodes the following proteins:
- a CDS encoding M36 family metallopeptidase — translation MPHARWRSTIWTGRRGLPALMAAVLAAALLPGATTANAAPADDPGGQVQPAEHPESYGGSHAHRDLDNRAGSAAPNARQRGLANQVAGAVRWNALGTPHALTATDGPLATGLDADPETAARQYLTRNSELFGLDASAVASLEKLLVRRVGTGAVVTLRQRFGDLPAGYDGLVSIAVTGGNVINVSSSLSRHTGTPQPVTVTADQAYAVALADAGLTADQVASRDIRQVAVPMPDDAPRAAWEVTLISDRTDHPTAFTTFVDAERSSVLVREDLVDFDSDNPKWAVFPATPPSRTGPGRDSRVLWCLTVERGCERPVRDPNSGQAWDVDLTTGQPTHTARGNSANTVVSWGGDTPAVPLTESPTRDYVYPFTDPWKTSKCDPAVFAAAHRNDADAAIANLFAMHNRMHDWTYRLGFDEAAWNLQAVNLTADGLGGDAEQGRAQQGARSGNRNNANQNSPRDGLPPTTNMYLWQPAAGGPYPPCVDGDYDMTVIGHEYMHAVTNRMIAGPNSGISGHQGGAMGESWGDLMGSEYLFQHNLRAPGETPFITGGYVTGNTVSGIRNHDFSRSPLNYSDVGYNTAGPAVHADGEIWSATNFRVRAALLRRYGQGTPAKQLDCAIGRVAVEKCPGNRRWTQLVFDSYLLQAASSVSMLDMRDNLLAADQLRFGGANQDIIWDAFAVSGMGRDAATNGSADTDPTPSFASPHARNVTVRLKADGESKGAPIRLYLGAYEARAVPVADTDPATPLPDTFEVIAGTKFSFLAVAPGFGHSRFSREFRSGWGRHGDRPVTLELELDRNLASAASGATVAGDGVNADKLVDDTEATNWASLDGVAGRQVTVDLAGDRPQTVRRVNVSAYLRPTNAADPADPGSQNALSALRSFAVLACDASRVDCTVDANYRKVYTSRPDAFPGGKYRAYSRDLNLRTFDIPRTVATHLRIQVLHSQCTGGPEYAGEQDNDPATSTDCGTSSPARSQVRIAEFQAFGR, via the coding sequence TTGCCACATGCCCGGTGGAGATCAACAATCTGGACCGGTCGGCGCGGGCTGCCCGCGCTGATGGCGGCCGTGCTGGCCGCCGCCCTGCTGCCCGGCGCCACCACCGCCAACGCGGCACCCGCCGACGACCCCGGCGGTCAGGTCCAACCGGCAGAGCACCCCGAGTCGTACGGCGGCAGCCACGCCCACCGGGACCTGGACAACCGGGCCGGCTCGGCCGCCCCGAACGCCCGGCAGCGCGGCCTGGCCAACCAGGTCGCCGGTGCGGTCCGGTGGAACGCGCTGGGCACCCCGCACGCGCTGACCGCCACCGACGGTCCGCTCGCCACCGGGCTGGACGCCGACCCGGAGACGGCCGCACGGCAGTACCTGACCCGCAACAGCGAACTCTTCGGCCTGGACGCCTCGGCCGTGGCCAGCCTGGAGAAGCTGCTGGTCCGGCGGGTCGGCACCGGTGCCGTGGTGACCCTGCGGCAGCGCTTCGGCGACCTGCCCGCCGGCTACGACGGGCTGGTCAGCATCGCCGTCACCGGCGGCAACGTGATCAACGTCAGCTCCTCGCTCTCCCGGCACACCGGCACCCCCCAGCCGGTCACCGTCACCGCCGACCAGGCGTACGCGGTCGCGCTCGCCGACGCCGGCCTCACCGCCGACCAGGTGGCCAGCCGGGACATCCGGCAGGTCGCCGTGCCGATGCCGGACGACGCGCCCCGGGCCGCCTGGGAGGTCACCCTGATCTCCGACCGCACCGACCACCCGACCGCGTTCACCACCTTCGTCGACGCCGAGCGGAGCAGCGTGCTGGTCCGGGAGGACCTGGTCGACTTCGACTCCGACAACCCGAAGTGGGCCGTTTTCCCGGCCACCCCGCCCAGCCGGACCGGGCCCGGCCGGGACTCCCGGGTGCTCTGGTGCCTGACCGTGGAACGCGGCTGCGAGCGGCCGGTCCGGGACCCGAACAGCGGGCAGGCCTGGGACGTCGACCTGACCACCGGGCAGCCGACCCACACCGCCCGGGGCAACTCGGCCAACACCGTGGTCTCCTGGGGCGGCGACACCCCCGCCGTACCGCTGACCGAGAGCCCGACCCGGGACTACGTCTATCCCTTCACCGACCCGTGGAAGACCTCGAAGTGCGACCCGGCCGTCTTCGCGGCCGCGCACCGCAACGACGCCGACGCGGCGATCGCGAACCTCTTCGCGATGCACAACCGGATGCACGACTGGACCTACCGGCTCGGCTTCGACGAGGCGGCCTGGAACCTCCAGGCGGTCAACCTCACCGCCGACGGCCTCGGCGGCGACGCCGAGCAGGGCCGCGCCCAGCAGGGCGCCCGCAGCGGCAACCGGAACAACGCCAACCAGAACAGCCCGCGCGACGGCCTCCCGCCGACCACCAACATGTACCTGTGGCAGCCCGCCGCCGGTGGCCCGTACCCGCCCTGCGTGGACGGCGACTACGACATGACGGTGATCGGGCACGAGTACATGCACGCGGTCACCAACCGGATGATCGCCGGCCCGAACAGCGGCATCAGCGGCCACCAGGGCGGTGCGATGGGCGAGTCCTGGGGTGACCTGATGGGCTCGGAGTACCTCTTCCAGCACAACCTGCGGGCACCGGGCGAGACGCCCTTCATCACCGGCGGCTACGTCACCGGCAACACCGTCAGCGGCATCCGCAACCACGACTTCAGCCGCAGCCCGCTGAACTACTCCGACGTCGGCTACAACACGGCCGGCCCGGCGGTGCACGCCGACGGCGAGATCTGGAGCGCCACCAACTTCCGGGTCCGCGCCGCCCTGCTCAGGCGGTACGGCCAGGGCACGCCGGCAAAGCAGCTCGACTGCGCGATCGGTCGGGTGGCGGTGGAGAAGTGCCCCGGCAACCGGCGCTGGACGCAGCTCGTCTTCGACTCGTACCTGCTCCAGGCGGCCAGCTCGGTCAGCATGCTGGACATGCGGGACAACCTGCTCGCCGCGGACCAGCTCCGGTTCGGCGGGGCCAACCAGGACATCATCTGGGACGCCTTCGCCGTCTCCGGGATGGGTCGGGACGCCGCCACCAACGGCTCCGCCGACACCGACCCGACCCCGAGCTTCGCCTCACCGCACGCCCGCAACGTCACCGTGCGACTCAAGGCCGACGGCGAGAGCAAGGGTGCACCGATCCGGCTCTACCTCGGCGCGTACGAGGCCCGGGCCGTCCCGGTCGCGGACACCGACCCGGCCACCCCGCTGCCGGACACCTTCGAGGTGATCGCCGGCACGAAGTTCTCGTTCCTGGCCGTCGCACCGGGCTTCGGGCACAGCCGGTTCAGCCGGGAGTTCAGGTCCGGGTGGGGCCGGCACGGCGACCGGCCGGTCACCCTGGAACTGGAGCTGGACCGCAACCTCGCCTCGGCCGCCTCCGGCGCGACCGTGGCCGGGGACGGGGTCAACGCCGACAAGCTGGTCGACGACACCGAGGCGACCAACTGGGCCTCCCTGGACGGGGTCGCCGGCCGGCAGGTCACCGTCGACCTCGCCGGGGACCGGCCGCAGACGGTACGCAGGGTGAACGTCAGCGCCTACCTGCGGCCGACCAACGCCGCCGACCCGGCCGACCCGGGCAGCCAGAACGCCCTGTCGGCACTGCGCTCCTTCGCCGTACTCGCCTGCGACGCCAGCCGGGTCGACTGCACCGTGGACGCCAACTACCGGAAGGTGTACACCAGCCGGCCGGACGCGTTCCCGGGCGGGAAGTACCGGGCGTACTCGCGGGACCTCAACCTGCGTACCTTCGACATCCCGCGCACCGTCGCCACGCACCTGCGGATCCAGGTGCTGCACAGCCAGTGCACCGGCGGCCCGGAGTACGCCGGTGAGCAGGACAACGACCCGGCGACCAGCACCGACTGCGGCACCTCCAGCCCGGCCCGCAGCCAGGTCCGGATCGCCGAGTTCCAGGCGTTCGGCAGGTAG
- a CDS encoding DeoR/GlpR family DNA-binding transcription regulator: MSAQERHQAIVEMLLTSGRVTVAELTSRAGVSEMTIRRDLELLEREGLLQRVHGGAVSTVSGSYEPPFAVRVRQQADAKARIGAAAAELIGANETVVVDAGTTALATARALRGRRQLTVCALSIPASTALADEPGIRLIAAGGDIRAGEHCFVGPLAERIFEELRFDTFVLSVGGADPGTGLTDFNLDDVRVKRAAIGASRRRVVVADSTKLGRATFARIGPVQLADVVVTDDRADAEQVAALRDAGLTVVLA, encoded by the coding sequence ATGTCTGCGCAGGAACGGCACCAGGCGATCGTCGAGATGCTGCTGACCTCCGGCCGGGTGACGGTCGCCGAGCTGACCAGCCGGGCCGGCGTCTCGGAGATGACCATCCGCCGCGACCTGGAACTGCTCGAACGGGAGGGCCTGCTCCAGCGGGTGCACGGCGGCGCCGTCAGCACCGTCTCGGGCAGCTACGAGCCGCCGTTCGCGGTACGGGTCCGGCAGCAGGCCGACGCCAAGGCCCGGATCGGTGCCGCCGCCGCCGAGCTGATCGGCGCCAACGAGACCGTGGTGGTCGACGCCGGTACGACCGCGCTGGCCACCGCCCGGGCGCTGCGCGGACGCCGGCAGCTCACCGTCTGCGCGCTGAGCATCCCGGCCAGCACCGCACTCGCCGACGAACCCGGGATCCGGCTCATCGCCGCCGGTGGCGACATCCGAGCCGGTGAGCACTGCTTCGTCGGCCCGCTCGCCGAGCGGATCTTCGAGGAGCTGCGGTTCGACACCTTCGTACTCTCCGTCGGCGGCGCCGACCCGGGGACCGGACTGACCGACTTCAACCTCGACGACGTACGCGTCAAACGGGCCGCCATCGGTGCCTCCCGCCGCCGGGTGGTGGTGGCCGACTCGACCAAGCTCGGCCGGGCCACCTTCGCCCGGATCGGGCCGGTGCAGCTCGCCGACGTCGTCGTCACCGACGACCGCGCCGACGCGGAACAGGTGGCGGCGCTGCGCGACGCGGGCCTGACGGTGGTGCTGGCATGA
- a CDS encoding ABC transporter substrate-binding protein, whose product MVHTRRVRRAARAASLAAAALLVLPLAACGGGDDASDGPVTLDFTWWGNEDRAKVTEQAIDLFEKKYPNIKVNTSFGAFDAYFQKLSTQIAGGDAPDVVQMDRAYLREYADRNALRDLTEYIEDDTLKVGDITKTLLPAGKVGDATYAIPIAQNTQGVVYDPALWQKAGVAAPTPEWTWADMQAAGQKLSQSSGGKVAGFGDFGFAIDWFDIWLRQRDKAIYTDDGKLGFTEAELTEFWTMTGQMRSVGALAPPALTTQLDGSITNSSLIKKGVTAEVNYDSGFTGMVSAYGAPLAIAPMPSDTPKRGMIAAMSMAYSVAQRSEHPKEAAMLVDFLVNDVEAGKVLAVSRGMPANAKVRDAIAPSLAPNDKMVYEFEQSVVDKLLPTPPPQPKGGGAVKAEFQRIYDEVIFGRIPVAEGAKRVIDEAKSQLG is encoded by the coding sequence ATGGTGCACACCCGACGGGTCCGCCGAGCCGCGAGGGCCGCATCCCTCGCCGCGGCGGCCCTGCTCGTCCTGCCGCTGGCCGCCTGTGGTGGTGGTGACGACGCCTCGGACGGCCCGGTCACCCTCGACTTCACCTGGTGGGGCAACGAAGACCGGGCCAAGGTGACCGAGCAGGCCATCGACCTGTTCGAGAAGAAGTACCCGAACATCAAGGTGAACACCTCGTTCGGTGCCTTCGACGCGTACTTCCAGAAGCTCTCCACCCAGATCGCCGGTGGCGACGCGCCGGACGTGGTGCAGATGGACCGCGCCTACCTGCGGGAGTACGCCGACCGCAACGCGCTGCGCGACCTCACCGAGTACATCGAGGACGACACCCTGAAGGTCGGCGACATCACCAAGACGCTGCTGCCGGCCGGCAAGGTCGGCGACGCGACGTACGCGATCCCGATCGCCCAGAACACCCAGGGTGTGGTCTACGACCCGGCGCTCTGGCAGAAGGCCGGCGTGGCCGCGCCGACCCCCGAGTGGACCTGGGCGGACATGCAGGCCGCCGGGCAGAAGCTGAGCCAGTCCAGCGGCGGCAAGGTGGCCGGCTTCGGCGACTTCGGCTTCGCCATCGACTGGTTCGACATCTGGCTGCGCCAGCGGGACAAGGCCATCTACACCGACGACGGCAAGCTCGGCTTCACCGAGGCGGAGCTGACCGAGTTCTGGACGATGACCGGCCAGATGCGCTCGGTCGGCGCGCTGGCGCCCCCGGCGCTGACCACCCAGCTCGACGGCTCGATCACGAACTCCTCGCTGATCAAGAAGGGTGTCACCGCCGAGGTCAACTACGACTCCGGCTTCACCGGCATGGTCAGCGCGTACGGCGCGCCGCTGGCCATCGCGCCGATGCCGAGCGACACCCCGAAGCGGGGGATGATCGCGGCGATGTCCATGGCCTACAGCGTGGCGCAGCGCAGCGAGCACCCGAAGGAGGCGGCCATGCTGGTCGACTTCCTGGTCAACGACGTCGAGGCCGGCAAGGTGCTGGCGGTCTCCCGGGGCATGCCGGCCAACGCCAAGGTCCGGGACGCGATCGCCCCGAGCCTCGCCCCGAACGACAAGATGGTCTACGAGTTCGAGCAGTCGGTCGTCGACAAGCTGCTGCCGACCCCGCCGCCGCAGCCCAAGGGCGGCGGCGCGGTGAAGGCCGAGTTCCAGCGGATCTACGACGAGGTCATCTTCGGCCGGATCCCGGTCGCCGAGGGTGCCAAGCGGGTCATCGACGAGGCCAAGAGCCAACTCGGCTGA
- a CDS encoding signal peptidase II, giving the protein MQQVEADSSMPEAGRVTGSVRWYPWVLTLAVVIVLVDQITKYLAVAALSDGGVVPVLGDLLSLRLLYNPGAAFSIGTGVTWIFTIVAAVAVAAITGAAWKVRNRAWALALGLVLGGATTHLLDRLFREPGFARGHVVDFIDYAGFFVGNVADICLVLGGALIVLLYLRGIDIDGGRDRA; this is encoded by the coding sequence ATGCAGCAGGTCGAGGCGGATTCCTCGATGCCGGAAGCGGGCCGGGTGACCGGTTCCGTCCGGTGGTACCCCTGGGTGCTCACCCTGGCGGTCGTGATCGTGCTGGTGGACCAGATCACGAAGTACCTGGCCGTGGCCGCGCTCTCCGACGGCGGCGTCGTACCGGTCCTCGGGGATCTGCTCAGCCTGCGACTGCTCTACAACCCGGGCGCCGCGTTCTCGATCGGCACCGGCGTCACCTGGATCTTCACCATCGTCGCGGCCGTCGCGGTGGCCGCGATCACCGGGGCCGCCTGGAAGGTCCGCAACCGGGCCTGGGCGCTCGCCCTCGGCTTGGTCCTGGGCGGTGCCACGACCCACCTGCTGGACCGGCTCTTCCGGGAGCCCGGGTTCGCCCGGGGGCACGTCGTCGACTTCATCGACTACGCCGGCTTCTTCGTCGGCAACGTCGCCGACATCTGCCTGGTGCTCGGCGGTGCGCTGATCGTCCTGCTATACCTGCGCGGCATCGACATCGACGGCGGGCGCGACCGGGCCTGA
- a CDS encoding ABC transporter ATP-binding protein, with translation MITLTELTKRFGATTAVDRLSLSITPGRVTGFLGPNGAGKSTTIRMILGLDRPDAGSALVGGRPYRSFRHPLREVGALLDARAVHPGRTARAHLTAMARSNGIPVRRVDEVLGTVGLTEVAGKRAGTLSLGMGQRLGIAGALLGDPGVLIFDEPVNGLDPDGVRWIRELMRSLAGQGRTVFVSSHLMSEVQLTADQLVVIGRGRLLADAPIAEVIAGSSLTAVRVVSPEPAGLARLRAGLLDRRATVERVGDDELLVTGSSVAQVGDLAHDLGVRLHGLSAREASLEQAYLELTGGELEFAAPSPVTADDARTTTPGSPGPGLRSGTSDRKETR, from the coding sequence ATGATCACGTTAACCGAACTCACCAAGCGCTTCGGCGCGACCACGGCGGTCGACCGGCTCTCCCTGTCGATCACGCCGGGCCGGGTCACCGGATTCCTCGGGCCGAACGGCGCCGGCAAGTCCACCACGATCCGGATGATCCTCGGCCTGGACCGGCCGGACGCGGGCAGCGCGCTGGTCGGCGGCCGGCCGTACCGCAGCTTCCGGCACCCGCTGCGGGAGGTCGGCGCACTGCTCGACGCCCGGGCGGTGCATCCCGGCCGGACCGCCCGGGCCCACCTGACCGCGATGGCCCGCAGCAACGGCATTCCGGTACGCCGGGTCGACGAGGTCCTCGGCACCGTGGGACTGACCGAGGTGGCCGGCAAGCGGGCCGGCACCCTCTCGCTCGGCATGGGCCAGCGGCTGGGCATCGCCGGTGCGCTGCTCGGCGACCCGGGCGTGTTGATCTTCGACGAGCCGGTGAACGGGCTGGACCCGGACGGGGTGCGCTGGATCCGCGAACTCATGCGGTCACTGGCCGGGCAGGGGCGTACGGTCTTCGTCTCCAGCCACCTGATGAGCGAGGTCCAGCTCACCGCCGACCAGCTCGTGGTGATCGGCCGGGGCAGACTGCTCGCCGACGCGCCCATCGCCGAGGTGATCGCGGGCAGTTCGCTGACCGCCGTCCGGGTGGTCAGCCCCGAACCGGCCGGGCTGGCCCGGCTCCGGGCCGGGCTGCTCGACCGGCGGGCCACCGTCGAACGGGTCGGCGACGACGAACTGCTGGTCACCGGCAGCAGCGTCGCCCAGGTCGGTGACCTGGCACACGACCTCGGGGTACGGCTGCACGGGCTGAGCGCCCGGGAGGCCTCCCTCGAACAGGCGTACCTCGAACTCACCGGCGGTGAGCTGGAGTTCGCCGCCCCGTCGCCGGTCACCGCCGACGACGCCCGGACCACAACCCCCGGCTCACCCGGCCCCGGGCTCCGGTCCGGGACCTCCGATCGGAAAGAGACGCGATGA
- a CDS encoding ABC transporter permease has protein sequence MSGTLPRTDGTLPRPDGPLHRPDDGLPRTARRDAGRAPSGGGLRGAVASEWTKLWSVRSVWWCLLSGVLLMAATAGQLAIYVANGNTDDDPANDRGVLPVGRIAIDAVELTQFAVIALALLVITSEYANGTIRTTLQWIPSRARLLLAKTAVVAGVTFGTGVLLGGIGAAVAAPVLGEWGRFAPGETVGDVLGLAGYLALIAVFTLGLGAALRSAVGTLVTVFLLLAIVPTTLRLPDLGPLNAIADALPGSAGLHFLRGESESYPAAVGLVIVLGWAVAALLAGLAVLRRRDA, from the coding sequence ATGAGCGGCACCCTCCCCCGCACGGACGGCACCCTCCCCCGCCCGGACGGCCCGCTCCACCGCCCGGACGACGGCCTCCCCCGCACCGCCCGCCGGGATGCCGGGCGGGCGCCCTCCGGCGGTGGACTCCGGGGCGCGGTCGCCAGCGAGTGGACGAAACTCTGGTCGGTGCGCTCGGTCTGGTGGTGCCTGCTCTCCGGCGTGCTGCTGATGGCCGCCACCGCCGGGCAACTCGCCATCTACGTCGCCAACGGCAACACCGACGACGACCCGGCCAACGACCGGGGCGTACTGCCGGTCGGGCGGATCGCGATCGACGCCGTCGAGCTGACCCAGTTCGCGGTGATCGCCCTCGCCCTGCTCGTCATCACCAGCGAGTACGCCAACGGCACGATCCGGACCACCCTCCAGTGGATCCCGTCCCGGGCCCGGCTGCTGCTGGCCAAGACCGCCGTGGTCGCCGGGGTCACCTTCGGCACCGGCGTCCTGCTCGGCGGGATCGGTGCCGCCGTCGCCGCCCCGGTACTCGGCGAGTGGGGCCGGTTCGCGCCGGGCGAGACCGTCGGGGACGTACTCGGGCTGGCCGGGTACCTGGCGCTGATCGCCGTCTTCACCCTCGGCCTCGGCGCCGCGCTGCGCAGCGCGGTCGGCACCCTGGTCACGGTCTTCCTGCTGCTCGCGATCGTGCCGACCACGCTGCGGCTGCCCGACCTCGGGCCGCTCAACGCGATCGCCGACGCGTTGCCCGGCAGCGCCGGCCTGCACTTCCTGCGCGGCGAGTCCGAGAGCTATCCGGCGGCGGTCGGCCTGGTGATCGTCCTCGGCTGGGCGGTCGCGGCCCTGCTGGCCGGGCTCGCCGTACTGCGCCGCCGGGACGCCTGA
- a CDS encoding cytochrome P450, translating into MLFRSWQPVERSWPDVAAVPDHVGVEHLVVTRHALVRQVLADPETFRPDNALDAMTPIPVGALRILARHGFRLPATLANNGGPTHPEIRRIVAEALHPDRVAAQRPWLTAVVRERVGRLGAALDAGDPVDLYADLAADLPLLVLARLVELPQAPAEVVKEFTRAALELFWAPVDPARQRVLAEVVGRFHAVLREFAATGAGLAGVLRAAGHPPDVVIGALFFLLVAGQETTSQFLTLLLHRLTGTPEVVAGVRAGTVRVEDVVEEGLRLEPPIVTWRRVAARETELAGTRVPEGASLVLWLARAGRDPAVVAAPEAFVPGQRGSRRHLAFGAGAHRCVGAQLSRMEAAVVVAETAPLLTDVTVLRAPWCPDNLSFRMPDALVVARR; encoded by the coding sequence GTGCTGTTCCGTAGTTGGCAACCGGTCGAGCGGTCGTGGCCGGACGTGGCCGCCGTGCCGGACCATGTCGGGGTCGAGCACCTGGTGGTGACCCGGCACGCGCTGGTCCGCCAGGTGCTCGCCGACCCCGAGACGTTCCGCCCGGACAACGCGCTGGACGCGATGACCCCGATCCCGGTCGGTGCGCTCCGGATCCTCGCCCGGCACGGCTTCCGGCTGCCCGCCACGCTGGCCAACAACGGCGGTCCGACCCATCCGGAGATCCGGCGCATCGTGGCGGAGGCGCTGCATCCGGACCGGGTCGCGGCCCAGCGGCCGTGGCTGACCGCCGTCGTGCGGGAGCGGGTCGGCCGGCTCGGCGCCGCGCTCGACGCCGGTGACCCCGTCGACCTGTACGCGGACCTCGCGGCCGACCTGCCACTGCTGGTACTGGCCCGGCTGGTCGAGCTGCCGCAGGCGCCGGCCGAGGTGGTCAAGGAGTTCACCCGGGCCGCCCTGGAACTCTTCTGGGCACCGGTCGACCCGGCGCGGCAGCGGGTACTGGCCGAGGTGGTGGGGCGGTTCCACGCCGTACTGCGGGAGTTCGCCGCCACCGGCGCCGGGCTGGCCGGCGTGCTGCGCGCCGCCGGGCATCCGCCGGACGTCGTCATCGGGGCGCTCTTCTTCCTGCTGGTCGCCGGCCAGGAGACGACCTCGCAGTTCCTCACCCTGCTGCTGCACCGGCTCACCGGCACCCCGGAGGTGGTCGCCGGGGTGCGGGCCGGCACGGTGCGGGTCGAGGACGTGGTCGAGGAGGGGCTGCGGCTGGAGCCGCCGATCGTCACCTGGCGCCGGGTGGCCGCCCGGGAGACCGAGTTGGCCGGTACCCGGGTGCCGGAGGGGGCCAGCCTGGTGCTCTGGCTGGCCCGCGCCGGCCGCGACCCGGCGGTGGTCGCCGCGCCGGAGGCGTTCGTACCCGGGCAGCGCGGCTCCCGCCGGCACCTGGCGTTCGGCGCCGGGGCGCACCGCTGCGTCGGCGCCCAGCTCTCCCGGATGGAGGCGGCGGTGGTGGTCGCCGAGACGGCGCCGCTGCTTACCGACGTGACCGTGCTCCGGGCGCCCTGGTGCCCGGACAACCTCTCGTTCCGGATGCCGGACGCGCTGGTCGTCGCCCGTCGCTGA
- a CDS encoding sugar MFS transporter, whose product MSGPTRPGTPRLGRLAVLGAVTAFAMIGLQQALYGPAIPQLREAHGITAAGAATALSVHFAGAIIGVLAMPLARRLGVPDGRFLAWSLIGVAVGALAFPLAPEWPYALLAAFVAGVGFGGLDGGVNQVFTEVYAEGGHGMLNLLHGCFGAGAVAGPIAVGLLPGYGWSFAGCALLALLALPALRTLSGPVRPVRPARRGQPADPTRPADEDGTEAVGRPADVTGARVGARRPAFPVGTALSLGFLLFFVLHVGLETGAAGWETTHLIATGWSAAAAATATSGFWLAFTAARFAVVPLCRRYPARVIVFGCTGLTVLAAAATLVDPIAPVGYGLLGAAVGPLFPTGLAWLAEYRPGLTPTVVAVSMAGGIALPPAIGLAVGVAGPTAIAWAMVLMAVAGLGTVLGLARLRPAGSGPVAPAVDVDAAQV is encoded by the coding sequence ATGAGCGGGCCGACCCGACCGGGAACGCCCCGGCTGGGCCGGCTGGCGGTGCTCGGCGCGGTCACCGCCTTCGCGATGATCGGGCTCCAGCAGGCGCTCTACGGCCCGGCCATCCCGCAGCTGCGCGAGGCACACGGGATCACCGCCGCCGGGGCGGCGACCGCACTCAGCGTGCACTTCGCGGGCGCGATCATCGGGGTACTGGCGATGCCGCTGGCCCGCCGGCTCGGGGTGCCGGACGGGCGCTTCCTGGCCTGGTCACTGATCGGGGTCGCGGTGGGCGCCCTGGCCTTCCCGCTCGCCCCGGAGTGGCCGTACGCCCTGCTCGCCGCCTTCGTCGCGGGCGTCGGATTCGGCGGGCTGGACGGCGGCGTCAACCAGGTCTTCACCGAGGTGTACGCCGAGGGCGGCCACGGCATGCTCAACCTGCTGCACGGCTGCTTCGGGGCCGGGGCGGTCGCCGGGCCGATCGCGGTCGGGCTGCTGCCCGGCTACGGCTGGTCGTTCGCCGGCTGCGCCCTGCTCGCCCTCCTCGCGCTGCCGGCCCTGCGTACCCTCTCCGGCCCGGTCCGCCCGGTCCGCCCGGCCCGCCGGGGACAGCCCGCCGACCCGACCCGGCCCGCCGACGAGGATGGCACCGAAGCGGTCGGTCGCCCGGCGGACGTCACCGGCGCCCGGGTCGGCGCGCGGCGGCCGGCGTTCCCGGTCGGCACCGCGCTGTCGCTGGGATTCCTGCTCTTCTTCGTGCTGCACGTCGGGCTGGAGACCGGCGCGGCCGGCTGGGAGACCACGCACCTGATCGCGACCGGCTGGTCGGCGGCGGCGGCCGCGACCGCCACCAGCGGCTTCTGGCTGGCCTTCACCGCCGCGCGGTTCGCGGTGGTGCCGCTCTGCCGCCGCTACCCGGCCCGGGTCATCGTCTTCGGCTGCACCGGGCTGACCGTACTGGCCGCTGCGGCCACCCTGGTCGACCCGATCGCACCGGTCGGGTACGGGCTGCTCGGGGCCGCCGTCGGACCGCTCTTCCCCACCGGGCTGGCCTGGCTGGCCGAGTATCGTCCCGGGCTGACCCCGACCGTCGTCGCGGTGTCGATGGCCGGCGGCATCGCCCTGCCCCCGGCGATCGGGCTGGCGGTCGGCGTGGCCGGTCCGACGGCGATCGCCTGGGCGATGGTGCTGATGGCCGTCGCCGGGCTCGGCACCGTGCTCGGGCTGGCCCGGCTCCGCCCGGCCGGGTCAGGCCCGGTCGCGCCCGCCGTCGATGTCGATGCCGCGCAGGTATAG
- a CDS encoding methyltransferase has translation MSESPAEFVRTYAHLTPVSAVPEIRLHQAAEPIGLWELTEGEFRSEQPPPFWAFAWAGGQALARYLLDHPETVAGRRVLDLASGSGLVAIAAARAGAAQVRAVDIDPMALAAVEVNAEANGVAVAGELGDVLDGDAGDAEVVLAGDVFYSQAMANRVLRFLIRASRAGARVLVGDPERAYLPRGRFAPLAGYDIPVTVALESVRVKHSRVWELTKVTPATGDTGRAGRTG, from the coding sequence GTGTCCGAGAGCCCGGCGGAGTTCGTCCGAACCTACGCCCACTTGACCCCGGTGTCGGCGGTACCGGAGATCCGACTGCACCAGGCGGCCGAGCCGATCGGCCTCTGGGAGCTGACCGAGGGCGAGTTCCGCAGCGAGCAGCCGCCACCGTTCTGGGCCTTCGCCTGGGCCGGCGGCCAGGCGCTGGCCCGCTATCTGCTCGACCATCCGGAGACGGTCGCCGGTCGGCGGGTGCTGGACCTGGCGTCCGGCTCCGGGCTGGTGGCGATCGCCGCCGCCCGGGCCGGCGCCGCGCAGGTCCGGGCGGTCGACATCGACCCGATGGCGCTGGCCGCCGTCGAGGTGAACGCCGAGGCCAACGGGGTGGCGGTGGCCGGCGAACTCGGCGACGTGCTGGACGGTGACGCCGGTGACGCCGAGGTGGTGCTGGCCGGTGACGTCTTCTACAGCCAGGCGATGGCGAACCGGGTGCTCCGGTTCCTGATCCGGGCGTCCCGGGCCGGTGCCCGGGTGCTGGTCGGCGACCCGGAGCGGGCGTACCTGCCCCGGGGGCGGTTCGCGCCGCTGGCCGGCTACGACATCCCGGTCACGGTCGCCCTGGAGAGCGTCCGGGTCAAGCACAGCCGGGTCTGGGAACTGACGAAGGTCACCCCGGCGACCGGCGACACCGGCCGCGCCGGCCGTACTGGCTAG